One window of Spirochaetales bacterium genomic DNA carries:
- a CDS encoding S8/S53 family peptidase → MKRRPFKNGILFPGIILLFILGMTAAFGQSVPNVKPDVIDIGQSDVGVRCFTEDILVELTHDDDVDVKNGEDLAELSGALRTFFLAYDYRTLYRYLDRIIRKDDNPGLGNDIAKSIELLDRYRKELFCRLTVTAEQFYTIGNGDGYTSFAAISVDSSQTDIGGVLLDTGLMVLAAGMTCGGPYEVVTESRRVYKLDALSVNWIMVTQNMMGMITGGPGGLPVEPGTSVEEHDYSMYSSYGKETYYQREAFPGVVTERIAVEKPEIGQSVDVYILDTVPSSRQLNKAYGRYESTNPVFTNMMDAMGTKHSIRYYNNGDPDFGSYRNEKYGNKNLSDHGIFIAGLVGLLSSGANLHIIEVMNGYGTGTLDSLIWGLSEVAGNRKGDKPFIVNTSLTTKVRFPGGKSEKYEPGDDRVVDMIRACPDPELYLVLLSRFVALIGRVNGVIISAAGNDSEGWCHYEAGYPARFPGVMSVGSATGSGIISDFSNDPGPDGFLAFGGEVDVSTGKTKDGPLGIYITNPYTGSSVSNDSGWALWAGSSFATGIVSGVMASLLSGGMTISDARNTVRISCDTSTGYYVVPVKQGI, encoded by the coding sequence ATGAAACGCAGACCATTTAAAAACGGAATATTGTTCCCGGGAATCATTCTGCTTTTCATACTCGGCATGACGGCGGCCTTCGGCCAATCCGTACCGAACGTGAAACCGGACGTTATCGATATCGGACAATCCGATGTCGGTGTCCGCTGTTTTACGGAGGATATTCTCGTCGAATTGACCCACGATGATGATGTGGATGTTAAAAACGGTGAAGATCTGGCAGAGCTTTCCGGGGCTTTGAGAACATTTTTTCTCGCCTATGATTACAGGACATTATACCGCTACCTTGACAGGATAATTCGAAAAGACGACAACCCGGGACTCGGAAATGATATAGCAAAATCGATCGAATTGCTCGATCGATACAGGAAAGAATTATTCTGCCGGTTGACCGTCACCGCCGAGCAGTTTTATACAATCGGAAACGGGGACGGCTATACATCATTCGCCGCCATCTCTGTCGATTCATCACAGACCGATATCGGCGGTGTTTTACTCGATACGGGTTTGATGGTCTTGGCCGCGGGGATGACATGCGGCGGTCCGTATGAAGTGGTGACGGAATCCCGTCGTGTGTATAAACTCGATGCGTTGTCGGTCAACTGGATAATGGTGACTCAGAACATGATGGGCATGATCACCGGCGGACCGGGAGGGCTTCCCGTCGAGCCCGGCACGTCAGTGGAGGAACATGATTATTCGATGTATTCGTCATACGGTAAAGAAACGTATTATCAGCGGGAAGCCTTTCCGGGTGTCGTTACGGAACGTATCGCGGTGGAAAAACCGGAGATCGGGCAATCTGTCGATGTCTATATCCTCGACACTGTTCCCTCCTCACGTCAACTCAACAAGGCGTACGGACGGTACGAATCAACGAATCCCGTTTTCACGAATATGATGGATGCGATGGGAACAAAGCACTCGATCCGGTACTACAATAACGGTGATCCGGATTTTGGTTCCTACCGGAATGAGAAGTACGGAAACAAAAACCTCTCGGATCATGGCATTTTTATCGCGGGTCTCGTCGGCCTTCTTTCTTCCGGGGCAAACCTCCACATCATTGAGGTCATGAACGGGTATGGAACAGGAACCCTCGATTCCCTTATCTGGGGCCTTTCGGAAGTCGCCGGAAACAGGAAAGGGGACAAACCCTTTATCGTCAATACGAGTCTGACGACAAAGGTGCGGTTTCCCGGTGGAAAGAGTGAGAAGTATGAACCTGGTGACGACAGGGTCGTGGATATGATCCGTGCGTGTCCCGATCCGGAGTTGTATCTCGTTCTGCTTTCCCGCTTTGTCGCGTTGATCGGACGCGTAAACGGAGTCATTATATCGGCCGCAGGAAACGACAGTGAGGGATGGTGTCATTATGAGGCCGGATATCCGGCAAGGTTTCCCGGCGTCATGAGTGTCGGTTCCGCGACCGGAAGCGGCATTATTTCCGATTTCTCGAACGATCCCGGTCCGGACGGCTTCCTGGCGTTTGGCGGTGAAGTCGACGTTTCAACGGGAAAAACAAAAGACGGCCCCCTCGGCATCTATATAACTAATCCGTATACCGGGTCTTCCGTTTCAAATGATTCCGGATGGGCGCTGTGGGCGGGAAGTTCGTTTGCCACCGGTATTGTTTCCGGGGTAATGGCATCGCTACTCTCCGGCGGTATGACGATATCGGACGCCAGGAATACGGTCAGGATTTCCTGCGACACATCGACAGGATATTATGTCGTTCCGGTAAAGCAGGGAATATAA
- a CDS encoding zf-HC2 domain-containing protein has translation MADSDGINDVQKKLTASLYRFDCPGSFELGDYRLGFVSDERKKEIDAHLRSCPHCREELQYLEEFCEIDFQLDFQKEKGNIQKHGEAGNIIPFERNAVTYMDEDGVSAVRGTTEYPSRYRKVSIACTDTVKVELLYRIRKENSFYIINGQFIVPESLMPVVADGLIEVWQNKKIKTVVRIDNLCAFRCVLRELAPGLIRVSHQGGTLLSFKLDFNR, from the coding sequence ATGGCAGATTCGGACGGTATTAATGACGTTCAAAAGAAATTGACTGCGAGTCTTTACCGTTTTGATTGTCCCGGTTCGTTTGAGCTCGGCGATTACCGGCTGGGGTTTGTATCGGATGAACGAAAAAAAGAGATTGATGCCCACCTGCGTTCGTGCCCCCATTGCCGTGAAGAGCTTCAATATCTGGAAGAGTTTTGTGAAATTGATTTTCAGCTGGATTTTCAGAAAGAAAAGGGAAATATACAAAAACACGGAGAAGCGGGCAACATTATTCCGTTTGAAAGGAACGCGGTAACGTATATGGATGAAGACGGGGTCTCGGCTGTACGGGGAACTACGGAATACCCTTCCCGGTATAGAAAGGTTTCTATTGCCTGTACCGATACCGTCAAAGTGGAACTCTTGTACCGGATCCGAAAAGAAAATTCCTTTTATATAATCAACGGACAATTTATCGTACCCGAATCCTTGATGCCGGTCGTCGCGGATGGTTTGATCGAGGTATGGCAAAACAAGAAAATAAAGACGGTCGTCCGGATAGACAATCTCTGTGCATTCAGATGCGTTCTCAGGGAGTTGGCGCCCGGTCTGATCCGTGTTTCTCATCAGGGGGGGACGCTTTTATCGTTTAAGCTTGATTTCAATCGATAG
- a CDS encoding CHAT domain-containing protein, protein MISDNRNRNNSDPRPPHGGEPVEEAAVRLKETIFRCWETDKDRALGYYEELLRMYPADHIIERNDSVDNDHVVNLAEKIVNEPGFFSKEIEDADTAAGIVAYLKERVDSFRWKDIAASIDYAKAIIRIGEKRHDKDQEALGLMAMGDSIAISGDRLEEAWDLQTRSARLFLKNGNVLGWARTTIGRTGICIERHCVDETLDEAETALDIFKRYDQTDFYVRLSINMMRLLNEIGKFDRVITLFQQALPAAKKLGEKGKQHILLLHNNIGITHWQRGEFHLTLENLFKAKAVAEELGKKESVNIILGNIAYLENFRGNYKEALRLAGECLSGMDNKNTLYGLRTKRIMAECYVNLNRDKEAARLAKEIINDLEDPGKRNNIDLAHALLTRGTAETKIGLLNEAMTSFTEAKDCFLGLQSETWALYTDLLRGKVMIMQGDYRGAHGIAKESSSFFRKHSQRINLARSLLLEAESLLGMKRYGESLSVGKELLESLHPSDIFSIYYNTNLLMARAEEGLGHIAKSERYYENAIETIENLQQHLTITIRPEFLEDKCEGIHALLRLLLQKNDIKKAFETVERLKTMTILGYLSNRERLYWSDSDRQSRELVAGLTSLRHDYLCLYRLYHERPFSEKDDPSPDIGLLETRIRSCERDMHSIIEKLYLLNAGKNRYIPGSRPDPEIIGNALPDNATLIEYYTDGETLWAFTIRRRARRVHRLDRSLSGVAALLESYYDNINFALQEGPRSPSIPGLTHPAVKLGKELFEALIAPIVGSGETGSRLLIVPFGLLHYVPYNTLHDGERFLIETHEISLLPSAGMLTRPVFSKKPGAVILAHTDAGTLPGTLIEAEEITKIIPGKVYSEKDATKDRLESASVQILHIAAHGRHRIDEPGLSYIRLEDGHLYTEDMLQKDLDYELVTLSACETGKAVVKKSEEMIGLIRGVLFAGAQSIVVSMWRISDEMTIPLMRSFYRSLADGHSKTSALSRAQRELIASRPGLHPAFWGAFHLIGHTGPLTR, encoded by the coding sequence ATGATATCGGATAACAGGAACAGAAATAATTCCGATCCCCGGCCGCCTCACGGCGGAGAACCGGTTGAGGAGGCGGCGGTACGCCTGAAAGAAACGATCTTCCGGTGCTGGGAGACGGACAAAGACCGTGCACTCGGATATTATGAGGAGCTTTTACGGATGTATCCGGCTGATCATATCATTGAACGTAACGACAGCGTCGATAACGATCATGTTGTCAACCTGGCGGAAAAAATCGTGAATGAACCCGGTTTTTTTTCAAAAGAAATCGAGGACGCCGATACGGCCGCCGGTATTGTCGCTTACCTTAAGGAACGCGTCGATTCATTCAGATGGAAGGACATCGCTGCGTCGATCGACTACGCAAAGGCGATCATCAGGATCGGTGAAAAACGGCATGACAAGGACCAGGAAGCGCTCGGTCTCATGGCAATGGGCGATTCGATCGCGATAAGCGGAGACCGGCTTGAAGAAGCCTGGGACCTTCAGACACGGAGCGCGCGGCTTTTTCTCAAAAACGGCAATGTCCTGGGCTGGGCCCGTACCACAATCGGCAGGACGGGAATATGCATCGAACGGCATTGCGTGGATGAAACCCTCGACGAAGCCGAAACCGCCCTCGACATCTTCAAGCGCTACGATCAAACGGATTTTTACGTCCGTCTTTCGATTAATATGATGCGGCTGTTGAATGAAATCGGTAAATTCGACAGAGTCATAACCCTTTTTCAACAAGCCCTTCCAGCCGCAAAAAAGCTTGGGGAAAAAGGGAAGCAGCATATCCTGCTTCTCCACAACAATATCGGTATTACCCACTGGCAGCGGGGTGAGTTTCACCTCACCCTGGAAAACCTCTTCAAGGCGAAAGCGGTGGCCGAGGAACTTGGGAAAAAGGAAAGCGTCAACATCATCCTCGGCAATATCGCCTATCTGGAAAACTTTCGCGGTAATTACAAGGAGGCGTTGCGGCTTGCCGGCGAATGTCTTTCCGGTATGGACAATAAAAACACGCTTTACGGTTTGAGGACGAAACGAATAATGGCCGAATGTTATGTGAACCTCAACAGGGACAAGGAAGCCGCCCGGCTGGCGAAAGAGATTATTAACGATCTCGAAGATCCCGGAAAACGGAACAATATCGATCTGGCACACGCGCTTCTCACCAGGGGAACGGCTGAAACGAAGATAGGATTACTCAATGAAGCAATGACAAGCTTCACCGAGGCAAAGGATTGCTTTCTGGGGCTGCAGAGCGAGACATGGGCATTGTACACCGATCTGCTCAGGGGCAAGGTAATGATCATGCAGGGAGATTACCGCGGTGCCCACGGCATCGCAAAAGAATCGTCTTCCTTTTTCAGGAAGCACTCGCAACGGATCAACCTTGCCAGGTCCCTACTCCTTGAAGCGGAAAGCCTTCTGGGGATGAAGCGTTACGGGGAAAGCCTTTCTGTGGGGAAAGAACTTCTCGAATCGCTCCATCCTTCCGATATCTTCAGTATCTATTATAATACCAATCTTCTCATGGCCCGCGCGGAAGAGGGACTCGGTCATATCGCCAAAAGCGAACGTTATTACGAAAACGCGATAGAAACAATCGAGAACCTTCAACAGCACCTGACAATAACGATACGGCCCGAGTTTCTTGAAGACAAATGCGAAGGCATCCACGCCCTGCTGCGGCTGCTTCTCCAAAAAAACGATATAAAAAAGGCTTTTGAAACGGTCGAACGGCTAAAAACAATGACAATTCTGGGGTACCTTTCGAACCGGGAACGGTTGTACTGGTCCGATTCGGACCGGCAATCCAGGGAACTTGTCGCCGGACTCACCTCACTTCGACATGATTACCTCTGTCTTTACCGGCTTTATCACGAGCGTCCCTTTTCTGAAAAAGACGATCCGTCACCGGATATCGGGCTTCTTGAAACGAGAATACGCTCATGTGAACGGGACATGCATTCGATCATAGAAAAGCTTTACCTCCTTAACGCGGGAAAAAACAGGTATATCCCCGGTTCCCGGCCGGATCCGGAAATCATCGGAAACGCCCTGCCCGATAACGCCACACTGATCGAATATTACACCGACGGGGAGACCCTGTGGGCGTTTACGATTCGGCGCCGCGCCCGCCGGGTACATCGTCTGGACCGATCACTCTCCGGGGTTGCCGCATTACTCGAAAGCTATTATGACAATATCAATTTTGCCCTTCAGGAAGGTCCCCGCTCACCCTCGATACCCGGACTCACTCATCCGGCCGTTAAACTCGGGAAAGAGCTTTTTGAAGCACTGATCGCACCCATTGTCGGTTCAGGTGAAACCGGCAGCCGGCTCCTGATCGTTCCATTCGGATTGCTTCATTATGTTCCTTATAATACCCTGCATGACGGCGAACGTTTCCTGATCGAAACACATGAAATATCGCTTCTCCCTTCCGCGGGAATGCTCACACGGCCCGTTTTCTCCAAAAAACCGGGCGCCGTCATACTGGCGCACACGGATGCCGGAACCCTCCCCGGCACGCTTATCGAAGCCGAAGAAATTACGAAGATAATCCCCGGGAAGGTGTATTCCGAAAAAGATGCAACGAAAGACCGCCTCGAATCTGCATCGGTACAAATCCTGCACATAGCGGCACACGGTCGTCATCGCATCGATGAACCCGGACTTTCATATATACGGCTGGAAGACGGGCATCTCTATACGGAAGATATGCTCCAGAAAGATCTGGATTATGAACTTGTGACACTCAGCGCCTGTGAGACAGGGAAAGCGGTAGTAAAAAAAAGCGAAGAAATGATCGGCCTGATACGGGGTGTATTGTTTGCGGGCGCCCAATCGATTGTGGTAAGCATGTGGCGCATTAGCGATGAGATGACGATTCCGCTGATGAGGTCATTTTACCGTTCGCTTGCGGACGGCCATTCCAAGACTTCGGCATTAAGCCGCGCCCAGCGGGAGTTGATTGCATCCCGGCCCGGCCTTCATCCCGCATTCTGGGGCGCATTCCACCTCATCGGTCATACCGGCCCCCTTACCCGGTAA